The genomic DNA GGGATATTTTAGTGCCCTGCCATACTACTTTCTGTTTGTAGTAGTTAAAGACTACAATGTTGACTGCAACCAGATGTGTGGTATTTTACAGCTGCATGGCACCTGGGCAGTAATGGACCGGTCACCTGGCCAGGTCAGAAGCACAGGTGAGTCTTCTTGCTGTGTACTACTCAAACTATTTTTGTCCAATACGTTTCTTATGTTCCTCAGCCTGGTGAAGACAGTTTGTCCAGCTGCTGATGTCCTAAAAGTTGTCCAATAGAGTCCACTCTATTataaattcagattttttttgttggttttaaaAAAGGTTTGAAAAGGACTAACTACTTTCAACTTAAAAgattgttttgactttttttttttaaattcacaggCATTCAAGCAAATGTCCCAGAGACATGCACTGCAACCATGGAGAAGTGAGTCAACAAATAACTTTGATCAGGTTTCCCTAATGTGTTAAGTAAACCATGTAGCTTAACATAAAGGCACACAGTCTGTGATACAGTAGAATACTTCAGAGCTTACTTATACCCCATTTAGTTGCAGTGATGCAGGTTAAACAGCACTGTTGCACCTGCAACAATGTATCCATAGTGGCAACTTGTGTATGTTTCCAGCTCTAGCCATGCTCTATACAACAATTGAGTCATTATCATttctcagctctcttttctGCCCCAAAACAGACCAACTCTGCAGCACATTGTGGATGAAGAGGCTATTCTGCAGCTGATGAAGAACTGCCCGATGTGCGACAGAAACTGCCGCTGTATAAAACGCACTCGCAGTCCTTACTTCATAGTCTACCAGAGCTGTTACTACTGCAATTATCAACGCAAGTGGGCCAACCAGCCTGAAGCTAGAAATATGGACATTCGTAACAAGAAACTAAAGCCAACGAACAAGGTGTCTGTAAATGCCAAGGTTCAGTCATCACAGCTTAATAATACAAGCATTTCTGAATCCTCAGTCTGAGTCACAAGACCCATTAGATATCTGAAGAGCCCAATGTAAACTCTTGTCTTTTGAGTCTGAGATTGGGCATGAGCCCAGTTTAAGATGTGCCTTAAGGTGCATCATTCTGCAGTTGGAAATGCTTGCTGATGACAAACAATTCTGTGAAGTGTTCTGTTGAGTTGAAGCTTCAGTCCAAAGTAATAACATTGAACTTGCTAACAAGGAACACAATTAGAGTAAAGCAGTAAAAGAGGTGATGAGCATAGTTTTGTTTGCTAGTATGTGGTGAGAAATACTACACTGAAATATCGTAAGGTGTCATTGTGTTGTGGAAAGTTCAAGCTTA from Sander vitreus isolate 19-12246 chromosome 2, sanVit1, whole genome shotgun sequence includes the following:
- the LOC144536411 gene encoding uncharacterized protein LOC144536411 isoform X1, whose protein sequence is MVRVCAFPNCGNKMKKYLCLSFHRLPYRNRETLKLWLVALQLDVQTPLRTLRERDYRVCSEHFDEDDFTEKSVKARYLKANAIPKAKRTAADKLEMCGILQLHGTWAVMDRSPGQVRSTGIQANVPETCTATMEKPTLQHIVDEEAILQLMKNCPMCDRNCRCIKRTRSPYFIVYQSCYYCNYQRKWANQPEARNMDIRNKKLKPTNKVSVNAKVQSSQLNNTSISESSV
- the LOC144536411 gene encoding uncharacterized protein LOC144536411 isoform X2 produces the protein MVRVCAFPNCGNKMKKYLCLSFHRLPYRNRETLKLWLVALQLDVQTPLRTLRERDYRVCSEHFDEDDFTEKSVKARYLKANAIPKAKRTAADKLELHGTWAVMDRSPGQVRSTGIQANVPETCTATMEKPTLQHIVDEEAILQLMKNCPMCDRNCRCIKRTRSPYFIVYQSCYYCNYQRKWANQPEARNMDIRNKKLKPTNKVSVNAKVQSSQLNNTSISESSV
- the LOC144536411 gene encoding uncharacterized protein LOC144536411 isoform X3, translated to MPFQKRKEQLQTNWRKNNRFAALHGTWAVMDRSPGQVRSTGIQANVPETCTATMEKPTLQHIVDEEAILQLMKNCPMCDRNCRCIKRTRSPYFIVYQSCYYCNYQRKWANQPEARNMDIRNKKLKPTNKVSVNAKVQSSQLNNTSISESSV